The following proteins are co-located in the Amyelois transitella isolate CPQ chromosome W, ilAmyTran1.1, whole genome shotgun sequence genome:
- the LOC132904225 gene encoding uncharacterized protein LOC132904225 encodes MASPQPGWDAIFFLLEQLNQIAFQLVPLKTLIEDAKIIKTEVSDLKASVEMAHDTMENLTKTVADLDARVSHVERIADLVPALQDEIIKLNKDIEDRDQWARANNVEIRGIPVKKNENLYEFAQRIGELCDYPVRREDINYIARIPTRIAGAEKSISSIVIAFNNRYIKENLVASARKCKQLTLSNLGFAASGPVYVNDHLTLKNKTLLNKARSLAREKDFRYIWVKHSKIMARKSDTSPIFLIKNEKDLTKII; translated from the exons ATGGCTAGCCCTCAACCCGGTTGGGACGCCATCTTCTTTCTCCTA GAACAGCTTAATCAGATTGCTTTCCAACTTGTACCTTTGAAAACTCTTATAGAAGACgcgaaaattataaaaacggAAGTTTCCGATTTGAAAGCATCTGTTGAAATGGCGCACGATACTATGGAAAACCTCACGAAGACAGTCGCGGACTTGGATGCCAGAGTATCACACGTTGAAAGGATAGCTGACTTGGTTCCTGCCTTACAGGAtgaaattatcaaattaaataaggaTATTGAGGATAGGGACCAGTGGGCACGAGCCAATAATGTGGAGATTCGTGGGATTCCtgtaaaaaagaatgaaaacCTCTACGAGTTTGCTCAGAGAATCGGTGAATTATGCGACTACCCTGTTAGGAGGGAGGATATAAACTATATAGCAAGAATACCAACTAGAATTGCAGGTGCGGAGAAATCaatt TCATCAATTGTAATTGCCTTCAATAATCGGTACATCAAAGAGAATCTGGTGGCGTCTGCACGAAAATGTAAACAGCTGACGCTTTCCAACCTGGGCTTTGCTGCGTCGGGGCCGGTTTATGTTAATGATCATCTCACTTTGAAGAACAAAACCCTATTAAACAAAGCAAGATCACTAGCCCGTGAAAAGGATTTTCGCTACATCTGGGTGAAGCACTCAAAAATAATGGCCCGGAAGTCAGATACATCGCCTATTTTCCTTATAAAGAACGAAAAAGATCTaacgaaaataatataa